From a region of the Candidatus Limnocylindrales bacterium genome:
- a CDS encoding HAD family hydrolase has protein sequence MKLAIFDVDGTLTLGDGLGTRCFFDAFQRVFGPCEIDCRLTAYRESTDAGIALEALASVLGAPAGPAHVERFKDVYLASLAAEIARAPQAYRPVPGAQRVLPRLAQEHGWSVAIATGNWRRAALLKLATAGVETGGAVGAYSEDGHTRVDVLTAAIGRVQAGARGDIERVVYVGDQPWDKAAADAAGVAFVGIGSPERAARLQTCGARVLDGYERFDDFVAALEQCAAPARVPAAAALRPAPAQES, from the coding sequence GTCGATGGCACGCTCACGCTCGGCGACGGCCTGGGCACGCGCTGTTTCTTCGATGCGTTCCAGCGCGTCTTCGGTCCGTGCGAGATCGACTGTCGCCTCACCGCCTACCGGGAATCGACCGATGCGGGAATCGCTCTCGAGGCGCTCGCCAGCGTGCTCGGCGCGCCGGCCGGTCCCGCGCACGTCGAGCGTTTCAAGGACGTCTATCTGGCATCCCTCGCCGCCGAGATCGCACGAGCGCCGCAGGCGTATCGGCCGGTTCCGGGTGCGCAGAGGGTGCTGCCGCGTCTTGCGCAGGAGCATGGCTGGAGCGTCGCCATCGCCACGGGCAACTGGCGGCGCGCCGCGCTGCTCAAGCTGGCGACGGCAGGGGTGGAGACGGGCGGCGCCGTGGGCGCCTACTCCGAGGACGGACATACGCGCGTCGACGTTCTGACGGCCGCCATCGGCCGTGTTCAGGCCGGCGCGCGCGGCGACATTGAGCGCGTGGTGTATGTAGGCGATCAGCCCTGGGACAAGGCTGCGGCCGACGCCGCCGGCGTGGCGTTCGTCGGCATCGGCAGCCCGGAGCGCGCAGCGCGGCTGCAGACCTGCGGTGCGCGCGTGCTCGACGGTTACGAGCGATTCGACGACTTCGTTGCCGCGCTCGAGCAGTGCGCCGCGCCGGCGCGCGTGCCGGCGGCCGCTGCGCTCAGACCGGCGCCGGCGCAGGAGTCTTGA
- a CDS encoding ferritin-like domain-containing protein, whose protein sequence is MADHITHDSIYNTVDRDDFNSMIEVPRYGDRTDAFDQIISATHDHFWDPTDPVYIDFDAEPFDLSEDTLMPRDFAIELNCAVADRLDEGQKTRLANEITRWSLSSILHGEQGALSLSASLCQILRDPGAQEYAANQVREEARHVTGFSRYITRRFGTPYPCGVTLGSLMNELVLAPEVYKKLVGMQMLIEGLAMGAFATLHVKTRDPLLRRLVQLVMTDEAFHHRFGKIWADRTVPKLTEEEHEKVEQWAADCFQKIFFNLVNAEQKQVIYGQFGLDWKWVRDAVQEAFTDNDRRRLLREGTNIFRVLIKTLLNAGIITDRTKSMYAMWVDMDELKREGTEMIGDPIAEEGIAYLRELNSGRKKIGRAFKTPAPAPV, encoded by the coding sequence ATGGCCGACCACATCACCCACGACTCCATCTACAACACCGTCGATCGCGACGACTTCAACTCGATGATCGAGGTGCCGCGCTACGGCGACCGCACCGATGCGTTCGACCAGATCATCTCCGCCACGCACGATCATTTCTGGGATCCGACCGACCCTGTCTACATCGACTTCGACGCCGAGCCCTTCGACCTCTCCGAAGACACGCTCATGCCGCGCGACTTCGCCATCGAGCTGAACTGCGCGGTGGCCGACAGGCTCGACGAGGGTCAGAAGACCCGGCTGGCCAACGAGATCACGCGCTGGAGCCTGTCGAGCATCCTGCACGGCGAGCAGGGTGCGCTGTCGCTGTCGGCCAGCCTCTGCCAGATCCTGCGCGATCCGGGGGCGCAGGAGTACGCGGCCAACCAGGTGCGCGAAGAGGCGCGGCACGTCACCGGGTTCAGCCGCTACATCACCAGGCGCTTCGGCACGCCCTATCCCTGCGGGGTCACGCTCGGGTCGCTCATGAACGAGCTGGTGCTGGCGCCCGAGGTCTACAAGAAGCTGGTCGGCATGCAGATGCTCATCGAAGGCCTGGCGATGGGCGCGTTCGCGACCCTGCACGTCAAGACGCGCGACCCGCTGCTGCGCCGCCTCGTCCAGCTGGTGATGACCGACGAGGCGTTTCATCATCGCTTCGGCAAGATCTGGGCGGACCGCACCGTGCCCAAGCTGACCGAAGAGGAGCACGAGAAGGTCGAGCAGTGGGCGGCCGACTGCTTCCAGAAGATCTTCTTCAACCTCGTCAACGCCGAGCAGAAACAGGTCATCTACGGCCAGTTCGGTCTCGACTGGAAGTGGGTGCGCGACGCGGTGCAGGAGGCGTTCACGGACAACGACCGCCGGCGCCTGCTGCGCGAAGGCACCAACATCTTCCGCGTGCTGATCAAGACGCTCCTCAACGCCGGCATCATCACCGACCGCACCAAGTCCATGTATGCGATGTGGGTCGACATGGACGAGCTGAAGAGGGAAGGCACGGAGATGATCGGCGATCCCATCGCCGAGGAAGGCATCGCCTATCTCCGCGAGCTCAACTCGGGTCGCAAGAAGATCGGTCGCGCGTTCAAGACTCCTGCGCCGGCGCCGGTCTGA
- a CDS encoding helix-turn-helix domain-containing protein: MNVTSAAASAPARSRLATRERLLESATRLFAQRGLHRVTTHDIARDAGVAAGTFYLHFKDKSDVYRHILFTAIEDLRAAVIAAVSNAATQRDALRARAEVIVGFAETNRDLVRILFSHDSETAAIEADVLTHLAAGLEARFRREMTQGIFPSDLDPAATAQALVGMTARLIDWWTEDPKRAPREQILHTIVRLQMNGIRSDDHAGEDRQE, translated from the coding sequence ATGAACGTCACATCGGCCGCCGCTTCGGCGCCAGCCCGCAGCCGCCTCGCCACGCGGGAGCGCCTTCTCGAGAGTGCCACCCGCCTCTTCGCGCAGCGCGGCCTTCACCGCGTCACCACCCACGACATCGCACGCGATGCCGGCGTCGCCGCCGGAACGTTCTATCTGCACTTCAAGGACAAGTCGGATGTGTACCGGCACATCCTTTTCACGGCCATCGAGGATCTGCGCGCCGCCGTCATCGCCGCCGTGTCCAACGCCGCCACGCAGCGCGATGCGCTGCGCGCACGCGCTGAAGTGATCGTCGGCTTCGCCGAAACCAATCGCGACCTCGTCCGCATCCTGTTCAGCCACGACTCCGAGACCGCCGCCATCGAAGCCGACGTGCTCACGCATCTCGCTGCGGGGCTGGAAGCGCGCTTTCGGCGTGAGATGACGCAGGGAATCTTCCCCTCCGACCTCGACCCGGCCGCGACGGCGCAGGCTCTGGTCGGCATGACCGCGAGGCTCATCGACTGGTGGACCGAGGACCCGAAACGCGCGCCGCGCGAGCAGATCCTCCACACCATCGTGCGCCTTCAGATGAACGGCATCCGCAGCGACGACCACGCCGGCGAGGACCGACAGGAGTGA
- a CDS encoding TetR/AcrR family transcriptional regulator, whose product MATKHDQNRAEKRERLVKAGIEAFTEAGYDNTTVSDIVRRAGMTPSTFYNYYRDKDALRDELLETVASQMVAGLATIRRRAQGVEEYVRMACRGLFAAMVQDKTNAMLLKRNLPLLRSMIDSKALAPVYTAIRRDLEGAASQGLVEVAEIDYATAAMRAAALEIGISLLTRPNADVAGAVDFAARMLSAALRARDAGSGPSGS is encoded by the coding sequence TTGGCCACGAAGCACGATCAGAACAGGGCCGAGAAGAGGGAGCGGCTGGTCAAGGCCGGCATCGAAGCCTTCACGGAAGCCGGTTACGACAACACGACGGTCAGCGACATCGTCCGGCGGGCGGGAATGACGCCCAGCACCTTCTACAACTACTACCGCGACAAGGACGCCCTTCGCGACGAGCTCCTGGAGACGGTCGCTTCGCAGATGGTCGCCGGTCTGGCCACCATCCGGCGCCGGGCGCAGGGGGTTGAAGAATACGTTCGCATGGCCTGCAGGGGCCTGTTCGCGGCCATGGTGCAGGACAAGACCAACGCGATGCTGCTCAAGCGCAACCTTCCGCTGCTGCGCTCCATGATCGACAGCAAGGCGCTTGCCCCGGTCTACACGGCCATCCGCAGGGATCTCGAGGGTGCGGCCTCCCAGGGGCTCGTCGAGGTGGCCGAGATCGACTACGCCACCGCGGCCATGCGTGCGGCCGCGCTGGAGATCGGCATCAGCCTGCTGACGCGGCCCAACGCCGACGTGGCCGGCGCCGTCGATTTTGCCGCACGGATGCTGAGCGCCGCGCTGCGCGCGCGCGACGCCGGCTCGGGTCCATCGGGCAGCTGA
- a CDS encoding response regulator, which translates to MAERIILLVEDNPDDAVLTRRALEKSDVSHRVEVARDGLEALDYLFALGTHADRKASEMPALILLDLKLPKVDGLEVLRRLRADRLTKLIPVIVLSSSDEPADVIESYSLGANSYIRKPVDFSEFTETVRTLAHYWLRLNEPPPSETA; encoded by the coding sequence ATGGCTGAGCGGATCATTCTCCTTGTCGAAGACAACCCGGACGACGCGGTCCTGACGCGGCGAGCGCTCGAAAAGAGCGACGTTTCGCACCGGGTCGAGGTGGCCCGCGACGGCCTCGAGGCGCTGGACTACCTGTTCGCGTTGGGTACGCACGCCGATCGCAAGGCCAGCGAAATGCCGGCCCTCATCCTGCTCGATCTAAAGCTCCCCAAGGTCGACGGTCTCGAGGTGTTGCGCCGCCTGCGCGCCGACCGCCTGACCAAGCTCATACCCGTGATCGTGCTGTCGTCGTCGGACGAGCCGGCCGACGTCATCGAGAGCTACAGCCTGGGAGCCAACAGCTACATCCGAAAGCCGGTGGACTTCTCCGAGTTCACCGAAACGGTGCGGACCCTGGCCCACTACTGGCTGCGGCTGAACGAGCCGCCGCCCTCCGAAACCGCCTGA
- a CDS encoding CHASE domain-containing protein, whose protein sequence is MSTALAFSYSFLQQRRDLETELTRRTGTIAVSFQRRMSHRLSLLDAVASFVVTTNAGDRTVLRSFAADLARNTPGVVALDWVPRVPAQSLASYEEAQWVTGLGDFRVHRSKETLAPAAEYFPLHLGLSGTTRVDGIDMTPGSDLSAVPSLSATLAAARTRAAIVAAPPVKLTRPEGNAPGVVLVAPVFARARSSGEPARDSDLLGYVLGIFDIALPFEEALTELDRASIGIELRDAAAGPEARTLYQRQALANHIDSALLWLWQAFGGGQVQHTMGLDQVGRPWAIATWAGPRFLDTRLQWTPWAVLICGLLTTALAVLSSQAFVSRGAQLGLVRERLARERAENMERLNRLNEELERERLEQRRTEESLFREKQQFRLMFNAVPAMIWYKDTKNRFLLVNEAAAASMGRTVKEMEGKPCSEILPAKAYDLYRDDLEIIQSGKPKLGVIEELDLPSRKSIWIRTDKLPEYDSMGRVVGILVFAQDITERLTAESEVRRLNAELEQRVAARTAELRAANHELESFAYSVSHDLRTPLRTIDGFSQLVLDEFGSKLDASGLEYLERVRSASQRMGHLIDDLLKLTRVSRSELRREPLDLSALARQVCDDLRRNDPGRHVEVVIDPVPVAKGDPVLMLNVMQNLLGNAWKFTSRAEAARIEFGSLTTGEGRTAYYVRDNGVGFDMVYVEKLFGAFQRLHAQEDFEGSGIGLATVQMILRRHGGEVWAEGVPGKGATFYFSI, encoded by the coding sequence TTGAGCACGGCGCTCGCATTCTCCTACTCGTTTCTTCAGCAGCGGCGCGATCTGGAAACCGAGCTGACGCGGCGCACGGGAACCATCGCCGTTTCCTTCCAACGACGCATGAGCCACCGGCTCTCTCTGCTCGACGCCGTGGCATCCTTCGTCGTCACGACCAATGCCGGCGACCGAACGGTGCTTCGCTCCTTTGCCGCCGATCTTGCGCGCAATACGCCCGGCGTCGTGGCGCTGGACTGGGTGCCTCGCGTTCCGGCACAATCGCTCGCTTCGTACGAGGAAGCGCAGTGGGTGACGGGGCTCGGCGACTTCCGCGTCCACCGCAGCAAGGAAACGCTCGCCCCCGCAGCCGAATACTTCCCGCTGCATCTGGGGCTTTCGGGAACGACGCGCGTCGACGGCATCGACATGACCCCCGGCTCCGATCTCAGCGCCGTGCCGAGCCTGAGCGCCACGCTGGCTGCTGCACGCACGCGCGCCGCGATCGTCGCAGCACCGCCGGTCAAGCTGACGCGGCCAGAAGGCAACGCCCCGGGAGTCGTGCTGGTCGCTCCGGTGTTCGCGCGCGCACGAAGCAGCGGCGAGCCGGCTCGCGACAGCGATCTGCTCGGATACGTCCTCGGAATCTTTGACATCGCACTGCCATTCGAAGAGGCGCTGACCGAGCTCGACCGCGCCTCCATCGGCATCGAGCTGCGGGATGCGGCAGCCGGGCCCGAGGCGCGCACGCTGTATCAGCGCCAGGCGCTCGCGAATCACATCGACAGCGCGCTGCTGTGGCTGTGGCAGGCTTTCGGCGGCGGGCAGGTTCAGCACACGATGGGGCTGGATCAGGTCGGCCGCCCCTGGGCCATCGCCACCTGGGCCGGCCCCCGCTTCCTCGATACGCGACTGCAATGGACACCGTGGGCGGTTCTCATCTGCGGCCTTCTGACGACCGCGCTGGCGGTGCTGTCGAGTCAGGCGTTCGTGTCTCGCGGCGCGCAGCTCGGACTGGTGCGCGAGCGTCTGGCACGCGAACGCGCCGAAAACATGGAGCGCCTCAACCGCCTGAACGAAGAGCTCGAGCGCGAGCGCCTCGAGCAGCGGCGCACCGAAGAGAGCCTGTTCCGCGAGAAGCAGCAGTTCCGCCTCATGTTCAACGCCGTCCCGGCGATGATCTGGTACAAGGACACCAAGAACCGCTTCCTGCTCGTTAACGAGGCTGCGGCGGCGTCGATGGGTCGCACCGTCAAGGAGATGGAAGGAAAGCCCTGCTCGGAAATCCTGCCGGCCAAGGCCTACGATCTGTATCGCGATGATCTGGAGATCATTCAGTCGGGCAAGCCCAAGCTCGGCGTGATCGAGGAGCTCGACCTGCCCTCGCGCAAGTCGATCTGGATCCGGACCGACAAGCTGCCCGAGTACGATTCGATGGGACGCGTGGTGGGCATCCTCGTCTTCGCGCAGGACATCACCGAACGGCTGACGGCCGAGAGCGAAGTGCGGCGCCTCAATGCCGAGCTCGAGCAGCGCGTGGCGGCCCGCACGGCCGAGTTGCGCGCGGCCAACCACGAGCTCGAGTCCTTCGCGTACTCGGTCTCGCACGATCTGCGGACGCCGCTTCGCACCATCGACGGGTTCAGCCAGCTCGTCCTGGACGAGTTCGGCAGCAAGCTCGACGCCAGCGGGCTCGAGTATCTGGAGCGGGTGCGGTCGGCCAGCCAGCGGATGGGGCATCTCATCGACGACCTGCTCAAGTTGACGCGCGTCAGCCGCTCCGAGCTGCGCCGCGAGCCTCTGGACCTCAGCGCCCTGGCGCGTCAGGTGTGCGACGACCTGCGGCGCAACGACCCGGGCCGCCACGTCGAGGTCGTCATCGACCCCGTCCCGGTGGCCAAGGGCGACCCGGTCCTCATGCTCAACGTGATGCAGAACCTGCTCGGGAATGCGTGGAAGTTCACTTCCCGCGCCGAAGCCGCTCGCATCGAGTTCGGCTCCCTGACCACGGGCGAGGGCAGGACGGCCTATTACGTTCGCGACAATGGCGTTGGCTTTGATATGGTGTACGTCGAAAAGTTGTTCGGAGCCTTCCAGCGGCTGCACGCTCAGGAAGACTTTGAGGGCTCGGGAATCGGTCTGGCCACCGTTCAGATGATCCTGCGGCGTCATGGCGGCGAAGTCTGGGCCGAAGGTGTGCCGGGCAAAGGCGCCACGTTCTATTTCAGTATTTGA
- a CDS encoding FAD-dependent oxidoreductase encodes MTGHTADPTAGSAAVSPWMAAAPRAMAPLSGDVEADIVIVGGGYTGLSTALAMRAQGATVALLEGHFCGFGASGRNAGHLTPTIGKDLPTLTRLFGRARVHALVHLAEVAIDEVERLIAAHSIDCHYEPVGNVVAAVHSRQFGAIDRAARAAGECGLPGALLDEAAMRARGLPPAFLRGYHERHGGILHPGAYVQGLRKAAIDAGAGIYESSPVVRIEDGRQPRAVTAAGSARGRALVLATNAYALDLELPPPLRSRLLPIYVQLVQTAPLTPQQLARIGWQGREGIYTAHEILESWRLTHDDRIVGGSKHIRYGYGGGLLPDRDARVTLKLEAVLRRRFPQIPDVQVESAWGGRIGLALDFLPTVGRTGAHGSIYYSMAYAGHGLAMASYAGTMISDLIGGRRGPGAALWERRTVPLPPEPLRVLVFRALNGFFEAVDRRTDSLLDG; translated from the coding sequence GTGACCGGCCACACCGCCGATCCCACCGCCGGCTCCGCCGCCGTCAGCCCATGGATGGCTGCCGCGCCGCGCGCAATGGCGCCGCTGTCGGGCGACGTCGAAGCGGACATCGTCATCGTCGGCGGCGGCTACACGGGCCTTTCGACGGCGCTCGCGATGCGCGCGCAGGGCGCCACCGTCGCGTTGCTGGAGGGCCATTTCTGCGGCTTCGGCGCCAGCGGCCGCAATGCAGGGCATCTGACGCCCACCATCGGCAAGGATCTCCCGACGCTGACACGGCTATTCGGCCGCGCGCGCGTGCACGCGCTCGTGCACCTGGCCGAGGTTGCCATCGACGAGGTCGAGCGGCTGATCGCGGCGCATTCGATCGATTGCCATTACGAGCCGGTCGGGAACGTGGTTGCGGCCGTGCACTCGCGCCAGTTCGGCGCCATCGATCGTGCCGCGCGTGCGGCCGGCGAGTGCGGGCTGCCCGGCGCACTGCTCGACGAGGCTGCCATGCGCGCTCGCGGTCTGCCGCCGGCGTTTCTACGCGGCTATCATGAGCGGCATGGCGGCATCCTGCATCCGGGCGCCTATGTGCAGGGTCTTCGCAAGGCGGCCATCGATGCCGGCGCTGGGATCTACGAATCCTCGCCGGTCGTGCGCATCGAGGACGGGCGACAGCCGCGGGCGGTCACGGCGGCCGGTTCGGCTCGCGGTCGCGCGCTCGTGCTGGCCACCAACGCCTACGCGCTCGACCTCGAGCTGCCGCCGCCGCTGCGGTCCCGGCTGCTGCCCATCTACGTGCAGCTCGTGCAGACGGCGCCGCTGACGCCTCAGCAGCTGGCGCGCATCGGCTGGCAGGGCAGGGAGGGCATCTACACCGCGCACGAGATTCTCGAGAGCTGGCGGCTGACGCACGATGACCGCATCGTCGGCGGCTCCAAGCACATTCGGTACGGATACGGCGGCGGGCTGCTTCCCGACCGTGACGCGCGCGTGACGCTCAAGCTGGAGGCGGTGCTGCGCCGTCGCTTCCCGCAGATTCCCGACGTGCAGGTCGAATCGGCGTGGGGAGGACGCATCGGGCTGGCGCTGGATTTCCTGCCAACCGTCGGCCGCACCGGCGCGCACGGCTCGATCTACTACTCCATGGCGTATGCGGGCCACGGTCTGGCAATGGCCAGCTATGCCGGAACGATGATCTCCGACCTGATCGGCGGGCGCCGCGGACCCGGCGCCGCGCTGTGGGAGCGTCGCACGGTGCCGCTGCCGCCCGAGCCGCTGCGAGTGCTGGTGTTCCGTGCGCTCAACGGCTTCTTCGAGGCCGTGGATCGCCGCACCGATTCCCTGCTCGATGGTTGA
- a CDS encoding GH1 family beta-glucosidase gives MAVLRFPDGFLWGTATASYQIEGSPLADGAGPSIWHTFSHVPGNITGGDTGDTACDHYHRWQQDIALQRALGLKAYRFSIAWPRVLPSGAGKSNGAGIAFYDRLVDGLLEAGIVPMATLYHWDLPQALEDAGGWPEPQTAERFADYAEIMFNALGDRVPHWITFNEPWVFLWLGYGIGIHAPGRNDIPAALAGGHTVLRAHGLAVERFRSLAPKGQIGITLSVQAHLPESDDPADRAAADRARAFNNEWFTDPIVRGDYPPALREQFGSMLPEMHEADRAVIAQKIDFLGVNYYTRTVSGHDAGGFFQARTCRPVGDYTSMGSEIYPAGLYVVLKQFHERYGLPLYVTENGAGYENEVPGADGIVHDDRRMRYLQSHLEMCHRAISEGVDLRGYMAWSLLDNFEWAFGYGMRFGIVRCDFDSLERTPKLSARWYARVIEENGI, from the coding sequence GTGGCCGTCCTGCGATTTCCCGATGGCTTCCTGTGGGGCACCGCCACGGCGTCCTATCAGATCGAGGGATCGCCGCTGGCCGACGGCGCCGGCCCCAGCATCTGGCACACCTTCTCCCACGTGCCCGGCAACATCACCGGCGGCGACACCGGCGACACCGCGTGTGACCACTATCATCGCTGGCAGCAGGACATCGCGCTGCAGCGCGCGCTCGGCCTGAAGGCGTATCGCTTCAGCATCGCCTGGCCGCGCGTGCTGCCGAGCGGGGCAGGCAAGAGCAACGGCGCCGGCATCGCTTTCTACGACCGCCTGGTCGACGGGCTGCTCGAAGCCGGCATCGTGCCGATGGCGACCCTGTATCACTGGGACCTGCCGCAGGCGCTCGAGGATGCGGGCGGATGGCCCGAGCCGCAGACGGCGGAGCGTTTCGCCGACTACGCCGAGATCATGTTCAACGCCCTCGGGGACCGCGTGCCGCACTGGATCACGTTCAACGAGCCCTGGGTCTTCTTGTGGCTGGGCTACGGGATCGGGATTCACGCGCCGGGACGCAACGACATCCCGGCGGCGCTGGCCGGCGGCCACACCGTCCTTCGCGCGCACGGCCTTGCCGTCGAGCGCTTCCGCAGCCTGGCTCCGAAGGGGCAGATCGGCATCACGCTGAGCGTGCAGGCGCACCTTCCCGAAAGCGACGATCCGGCCGATCGTGCCGCCGCCGACCGCGCGCGCGCGTTCAACAACGAATGGTTCACCGATCCCATCGTGCGCGGCGACTATCCGCCGGCGCTGCGCGAGCAGTTCGGCTCGATGCTGCCGGAGATGCACGAGGCCGACCGCGCGGTAATCGCGCAGAAGATCGATTTCCTCGGCGTCAACTACTACACGCGAACGGTCAGCGGGCACGATGCCGGCGGCTTCTTCCAGGCGCGAACCTGCCGTCCGGTCGGCGACTACACCTCGATGGGCTCCGAGATCTATCCGGCCGGCCTCTACGTGGTGCTCAAGCAGTTCCACGAGCGCTACGGCCTTCCGCTGTACGTCACCGAGAATGGCGCCGGCTACGAGAACGAGGTGCCCGGCGCCGACGGGATCGTGCACGACGACCGCCGCATGCGGTATCTGCAGAGCCATCTGGAGATGTGCCATCGCGCGATCAGCGAAGGCGTCGATCTGCGCGGCTACATGGCGTGGTCGCTGCTCGACAACTTCGAGTGGGCCTTCGGCTACGGCATGCGCTTCGGGATCGTGCGCTGCGACTTCGACTCGCTCGAGCGCACGCCCAAGCTGAGCGCACGCTGGTACGCGCGCGTCATCGAGGAAAACGGCATCTGA
- a CDS encoding SHOCT domain-containing protein, whose product MLDAVESGTLPPRKQSKGFLSRWLPGGDDTDDHGAAQSARPAPEADSPAQARPMPQAADDRDRDMSAAPAAAEEAQDRPALETGRTPETATPHPSAGAPPRAPAADEPRPVSGRGPEARPVAPATGRERSFEERLEILSRLRDKGLITDEEYRARRRAILDEI is encoded by the coding sequence ATGCTCGATGCCGTCGAAAGCGGGACCCTGCCCCCGCGCAAACAAAGCAAGGGCTTCCTGTCGCGCTGGCTACCGGGCGGCGACGATACCGACGACCACGGCGCGGCGCAGAGCGCACGGCCTGCGCCCGAGGCGGATTCGCCGGCGCAAGCGCGGCCAATGCCGCAAGCCGCCGATGACAGGGATCGCGACATGTCGGCCGCACCTGCCGCGGCCGAGGAAGCGCAAGACCGGCCGGCCCTGGAGACCGGTCGCACGCCGGAAACCGCAACACCGCATCCAAGTGCAGGCGCGCCGCCGCGCGCACCTGCCGCCGACGAACCACGCCCCGTTTCCGGTCGGGGCCCGGAAGCGAGACCGGTGGCGCCGGCGACCGGGCGCGAACGCAGCTTCGAGGAGCGGCTCGAGATTCTTTCGCGCCTGCGCGACAAGGGCCTGATCACCGATGAGGAATACCGCGCGCGTCGCCGCGCGATCCTCGACGAGATCTGA
- a CDS encoding acyl-CoA synthetase, which produces MSEYGFWNLAARHAEALALVTPDGQQIRAGELAASSNALVRGMRALGLERGDAVATVLPNGRAMIELYLAAFQSGLYLTPINHHLTGPEIAYILSDCEAQLLVGDARFAAACATARKESGIAGERCFAVGSIEGFGAYSSLSEGQPTTPPADRTAGQVMNYTSGTTGRPKGVRRRLMDFDPDMVGSMYAMFLSMFGIEPLANNVHLVGSPLYHTAVLMFTAGSLHYGHTVVLMDKWTPESALEMMQRYRVTTSHMVPTQFHRLLALPEETRKRYDLASLRHMIHAAAPCPVDVKTRMLQWWGPVVYEYYAASEGGGTLVTPEEWMQKPGTVGRAWAGSSIRILDDDGNECPAGTPGTVYMAMGSADFEYHKDKAKTEANRKDGFFTVGDIGYLDEDGYLFLCDRKIDMIIAGGVNIYPTEIENTLLSHPMVGDAAVFGIPNEDLGEEVKAVIEPAANVAPGPQLAAQLDAFCKERLAKYKCPRSYDFVTEMPRDPNGKLFKRKLRDPYWEGRERRI; this is translated from the coding sequence ATGTCCGAATATGGTTTCTGGAATCTGGCCGCACGGCACGCCGAGGCCCTGGCGCTGGTGACGCCGGACGGCCAGCAGATTCGCGCTGGCGAGCTGGCGGCCTCGTCGAACGCGCTGGTCCGCGGGATGCGCGCGCTCGGCCTGGAACGTGGAGATGCCGTTGCCACCGTCCTTCCAAACGGCCGAGCCATGATCGAGCTGTACCTGGCCGCGTTTCAATCGGGCCTGTACTTGACGCCGATCAATCATCACCTGACGGGGCCCGAGATCGCCTACATCCTCAGCGACTGCGAGGCGCAGCTTCTCGTCGGCGATGCGCGCTTCGCCGCGGCCTGTGCGACCGCGCGAAAGGAAAGCGGAATCGCCGGCGAACGCTGCTTCGCCGTCGGCAGCATCGAGGGCTTCGGTGCCTATTCGTCTCTGAGCGAGGGTCAGCCGACCACGCCGCCGGCCGATCGCACGGCGGGCCAGGTCATGAACTACACGTCCGGCACGACCGGGAGGCCCAAGGGCGTGCGGCGGCGCCTGATGGATTTCGACCCGGACATGGTTGGCTCCATGTACGCGATGTTCCTGTCGATGTTCGGCATCGAGCCGCTCGCGAACAACGTCCACCTGGTCGGGTCGCCGCTGTACCACACCGCAGTGCTGATGTTCACGGCCGGCTCCCTGCACTACGGCCACACCGTGGTGCTGATGGACAAATGGACGCCCGAAAGCGCGCTCGAGATGATGCAGCGCTACCGCGTGACGACGAGCCACATGGTGCCGACGCAGTTCCACCGCCTGCTCGCGCTGCCCGAGGAGACGCGCAAGCGTTACGACCTGGCCAGCTTGCGGCACATGATCCACGCGGCCGCGCCCTGCCCGGTCGACGTCAAGACACGCATGCTGCAGTGGTGGGGCCCGGTGGTCTACGAATACTATGCGGCCAGCGAGGGCGGCGGCACGCTCGTGACGCCCGAGGAATGGATGCAGAAGCCGGGCACGGTCGGACGTGCGTGGGCAGGCTCGTCCATTCGCATTCTCGATGACGACGGCAACGAGTGCCCCGCCGGCACGCCGGGCACCGTCTACATGGCGATGGGCAGCGCCGACTTCGAATACCACAAGGACAAGGCCAAGACCGAGGCCAATCGAAAGGACGGCTTCTTCACCGTCGGCGACATCGGCTATCTGGACGAGGACGGCTACCTGTTCCTGTGCGATCGCAAGATCGACATGATCATCGCCGGCGGCGTCAACATCTATCCGACCGAAATCGAGAACACGCTGCTGTCGCACCCGATGGTCGGCGACGCCGCGGTCTTCGGGATCCCCAACGAAGACCTCGGCGAAGAAGTCAAGGCGGTCATCGAGCCCGCCGCCAACGTCGCGCCGGGGCCGCAGCTCGCCGCCCAGCTCGACGCCTTCTGCAAGGAACGGCTGGCCAAGTACAAGTGCCCGCGCTCCTACGATTTCGTCACGGAGATGCCACGCGACCCCAATGGCAAGCTCTTCAAGCGCAAGCTGCGCGATCCGTACTGGGAAGGCAGAGAGCGCCGGATCTAG